The genomic window TTCCAATCCGTTCAATGCGCGCTTGGAAGCGATGCATTCCATTCTGGAACAGATTTCCAGTTCTGTTGGGGAGGATGTCCAGGAACGGTATTACCGTGAGTTCACCACCACGGATGCCATCGCGGAGCTGGGAGTGACGGTGGTCCGGGAAGCCAGGGTGGAGGAAATCACCTATCTGATGGCTGAAGGAGACGCCAAGGCTCTGGCCGCCCAACGAACCGATCTGGTCAACAAACGGAACGCCCAGGACGCCTTGATCGCATCCCTGCTCTCCCAGACTGACCAGGCATACCGGGACAACCAGGACGTCCAGGCGATCCAGTACGGGCTGGATGCGTTGTATGCCGCCGTGACGGAGCCAAGTTCCTACGATGCCGACACGTTGCTCAAACGCTCTCTCAAGTACATTGACGCGATACGGTTCCGGCTTTCCTCGGTGGATCCGGCCCATGCGACGGCGACAGTCCGTGTCGACCGCAAACGCCTGCTGTTCTCCCCCAAGGTGCGGAACGCCCCGATCGCGGCGCGATTCCTCAGCGAAAATCTGCAGGAAGGGCGGTTTGAGGACCGCCTGTTGTTCAACTCAGGGAGCGGTGGGATATTCCAATTCCATCCGTATATCTCCAGCATCATCAACGCAGGGGAGATATCATTCGTCATCGACATCCAGGACCGGTTGGAGAAACTCAAGCCGGTGCTTTCCGCTGATGTGTACCAAAGCCTGGTGGATGCGGTGGAAGCCCATTCCGTTTCATTCTCCTATGCGTTTGTTTCTCCCTATGCCTCTCATCCCATGGTGGTCAACATCCAGGAGTATTCCATTGACGGAACGTTGCTTGACCGCCATGAGGTTCAGGACAAGATGGTGTCGTATCTCACGACGGAAGGCATCACTTCCCTCATTGACACCAGCGCGACCAACGATGGCGTGGATTTGGCAAAGGAAATACGTGCGCGCTATCCTGACAGTCCATACTTATTGTACGGAACGGTTGGGGTGGTGGAATACCCCATGGTCGGACAGACGAGGTTGGTGGTGGCCAGCGGACAGATGCGTCTGTATGATCTTGCCACCGGCAACGTGGTGATCGACACGACGGAGATCAAAGCGACGGGAGAGGACCAGGAATCGGCGTTCTCACAGATTGCCGCGGTAGCCGCTTCCTTCTTCTCTGAGTATCTGTAGGATGCCAGGGGCGTCGTTGGAGATGATTCCCCGGACGCCCAGCGAAAGCATCGCCTGGAGGGAAGAACGGTCATCCACCGTCCACGCGACCATCGGATAGCGATGGCACGGGCGTGCGTAACGCCAGTCCGGCTTCAGGTAGGTTGCCCGGGCGACGTGGCGGCATCTTCCGTTCCGGATGATCTTGGGGATCCCTTTTTCTGAGCTGTAGATCACCGCGGTATCCAACTTGCCTTTTGACGCGTGGTTGAAACGCCGGACGGACAGCGGGTTGAACGAACTGACCAGGACGGAATCGACCATGCCATGGGTCTGGATGGCTTTCCAGAGCAGGGGTTCCAGACCCCGGCCACGCAGGCTGTTGTCCTTGATCTCGATGTCGAAGTACAGCTTGCCTTTTCCCAGTTCCAGCACCTCATCCAACAGGGGAATGCGTTCCTGCCGGTCCTGGTAGGCGCCGACATTCACCTTCTGCAGGGTGGAAAGATCCTGTTCCTCGATGAGCAGCTCGGTATGCGCGGTGCGGGCGAGGGAGAAATCATGGGCGACGACCAGGTTTCCATCCCGGGTCAGGTGTACGTCCAGTTCGACGCCGGGGATGTGGTGGTCGATGCACGCCTGGAACGACGGCAGCGTGTTTTCCGGATGCTCGTTCGGACATCCCCGGTGTCCGAACAGCAGAAAATGATCAGGCGTGATCCGCATGGCAGGCGGAGAAGAGCAGGGCGATCTCTTCTTTCCATTTTGTTTCATCCGGGGTTTCCAGGATCAACGGGATGTCCTGGAAACGGGGATCCTGGACGATCCAGGAAAACGGTTCCTTTCCGATGGCTCCTTCCCCGATGCTTGCATGGCGGTCCACATGGCTGCCGAAGGCGCTTATCGCGTCATTCAGATGCATGCCGGCAAGGCGGGGAAACCCGATGACCGCTCCGAATGTCTCAAACGTTTTCTCGTACGTTTCCCTGGTTCGGATATCATATCCCGCTGCGAAAATGTGGCAGGTGTCGATGCACACGCCGATCGCCTCAGGGTGGTTGCTGTATCCGATGATGTCCCGGATCTCCTGGAACGTCGATCCGACGTTGGTGCCTTGCCCCGCCGTCGTCTCGATGACCGGCATGACGGTCGGGACCTGCTCGATGGCAAGATCGATGGACTGGGCGACCAGGCGGAGACACTGGTCCACGCTGATCTGGTTCAGATGGGAACCCGGATGGAAGTTCAGCTTTTCCAGATGCAGGGCGTCGCACCGGCGCATCTCTTCAAGGAACGCCGCTTGGGCGGAACGCAGTTTCTCTTCCACCGGACTGCCCAGGTTGATCAGATAGCTGTCGTGGGGGAGGATCGCCTTGGGAGAGAAACCCAATTGCTCCACGGTGGAACGGAACGCGGTGATCTGCCCTTCCGTAAGCGGGGGGACGGTCCACTGCCGTTGGTTCTTGGTGAACAGGGCGAACGCATTGGCCCCCAGATCATGCGCCTGGATGGCGGCGTTCTCCAACCCTCCCGCGATGTGGGTGTGACAACCGATGTATACCATGCCTGTATGATACTGTCTCAGAAGGGAAAGGACAACTTCTCACGGTACGTTGTTCCTTCTTCCCGGGAAAAACGATATGCTGGATCGGTATGAGTGACCAGCAGTTCAAAGAAGGGGATTCGGTTTCCCAGTTCACGTTGCGTCAGGTGTGCGACCTTCCCGATTACCAGGCGAAGGGATACCTGTTCGTCCATGATGTCACCGGTATGGAAGTCTGCTTTGTGGAGAACCAGGATTCCGAGCAGTTCTTCAGCTACATCGTCCGGACCATCCCCACCGATGACACCGGAGTGCCCCACATTCTGGAACACAGCACGCTTTCCGGAAGCAGGAAGTACCCGGTGCATGATCCATTCATGGATTTGGAGAAAGGGTCGACCAACACCTATCTCAACGCGATGACCTATCCGGACAAGACGATCTATCTTGCCGCCTCCCCGCTCTCCAAGGATTTCTCCAACCTGTTTTCCGTGTACACCGACGCGGTGTTCCACCCGTTGCTTCGCAAGGAAGCGTTCCAGCAGGAGGGGATCCGTCTGGTCAAGGATGCCAAAGGCGTCCGCTGGGAAGGGGTGGTGTTCAGCGAGATGCTGGGCTCGGCAGCCGATCATGACGAGGTGCTTGCCCGTCAGGTGATCAAAGCGCTGTATCCGGATGACTGCTATCGCTTTGATTCCGGCGGGAACCCCTGTTCCATCATTCATCTGACCTACCAGGGGTATCTGGATTTTTATCGTTCCCATTACCATCCTTCCAACTGCCGGCTTTTGGTCTACGGGGACAATGATATTCCCGCCCTGTTGTCCTTCCTGCAGGACGGTTATCTGAAAGACTACCAACGGGGGGTGACGCTTCCTCCGGTTTCCTTGGATCCCGCCTGGCATGGCGCGAGCAAGGTCGTTCCCGGACCATTGGAAGGGAAAGGCAAGGAGAACGGCGCGTCGATCCTTGTGGCGTGGCGGACGACCGACGCGTCCGATCCCTTGGAAGTGACCACCTTGGACACGCTCTCCGACCTGCTTCTGGATGATCCCAGTTGCCCGTTGTACAAAGCGTTGCTGGAATCCGGATTGGGGGAGGACATCTCCCCGGAGTCCGGCATGGTGGCCGATTTTCCCCAGATGCCGTTCATGGCCGGCTTCAAGGGCATCAAACCGGGAAAGGAAGACGAAGTGGTGGAGCTGGTGGACCGGACGCTCCGCTCCATCGTCAAGGAAGGAATCGGGGAGGAAGCCATCCAAGGCAGGATGAAGCGTTCCCGCTTCAAACAGCAGGAGATCGCGGGCTCCGTTCCCCAGGGACTGAGGATCATGGACCGCGCCATGGCAGGCTGGATGAACGGCAAAGGTCCGTTCTCCACCATGCAGGTGGGGCCGGCGTTGGACGCGTTGGATGCGCAATTGGCAAAAGATCCCCGGTATTTTGAGCATTGGATCGAACGAAACCTGCTGGACAATCCCCGACGGGTCGTCATCTCGCTGTACCCTGATGAAGCGTACCTGAAGCACCAGCAGGAGTATCTTGCCCAACAGGCGGAGAAAGCGGTGACGGCCGACGCCACGTTGGACGAGGAAAGCCGCCATTTTCTGGAATACGAGAATACGCCGGATGGTGAAGAAGCCCACAGGAGCGTTCCCCGTCTGTCCATCGCCGACCTGCCGGTGGACATCAAACCCAACCGGTATGAGACCCACCTCTGTCTGGATCGGCCGGTGTATACGATGCAGCAGTTCTGCAACGGCATCGTCTACCTCTCCATCGCCGTCCTGGTGGACGACCTGCCCGACGAGGAGTTCCGGTATCTTTCCCTGTACACACGGCTGTTGCTGGAGACCGGGGTGGGGAAACTGAATGACCGAGAGGCGGCGCTGACGATGAAACGGCTGTTTGGGGGCGTGGCCATTCTGGTGGACAGTGACAGCGACATGCAGGACCATCAGTCTCATGCCACGGTGACGGTCCGGCTGAAGATGCTGAAGAAGGATCTGCCTGAGGCGTTGGCGTTCGCCACCGACCTGTGGCTTTCCGCCCATGTCACCGACAAGGCGCGGATCCATGTGGCGTTGGGGGATCTGAAAGGGGACTACCGTGACAGCGTCACCTATGGGGCGAGCAGTTTCGCCAGCCTGTACGCGTCCGCTCCGTTCACCCAGGCAGGGTGGGAGAGCGAGGAGGTGGGTGGCGTGAGCCAGTGGGAGTTCCTCACCGGCCTGAAACACTTGGATGCCGTCTCCGCCATGATGGGCAGGCTCCAGGAGAAACTTGCATCCCGCAGCAGGATGGTCTTCCACCTCACCGGGGATGACCCCGTGTCATTGCTTCCCTCCATGGAGCGGTTCATTGGTTCCTTTCCGGACAGGCAGGTGCCGGCAGTCCGTCGCACCCAGCCGTTGATCGCTCCGGATGAAGTGCGGTACCGGGCGTTCTCGCTTCCCAGCAACGTCAGCTACTGCGCCCTGGTGCATCGCAGTGATCCCCTCTCCAGCCCGCTCCAGGTTGCCGAAATGGTGCTGGGGCAGATCATGACGACCAATGACCTGTGGAGCAGCGTCCGTATGAAAGGCGGGGCGTACGGGGTGGATGCCCGTACCAATCTGTCCGACCAGCTGTTCCAGTTCATCACCTACCGGGATCCCCGCATCAGCGGCAGTTTCCAGGATTACCGGACGGTGTTGCAACGGTATGCGGCAGAGGAGCCTTCCCAGGAAGAGATCGAGAACGCCAAGATTTCGTTGATCGGCCTGGAACTCAAGCCGCTGGGCCCCAGTCAGGCGGCGACGATTTCATTCAAGCGGATTTTGATGCGGTACGATGACGTGATGCGCGAGGCGCGGCGAAGACAGTTGCTTTCCGTGGACGGCGCGATGCTTCGTCAGGCGGCGGAAAGCCTGCTGGCGAAGTTGGACGCCGAGCGGAGTCTGGTGGTGTTCACCTCCCGCAAGATGCTGCAGAAGGATGGCGCGTTCCCCGCTCAGCTGACGTCGCTTCCGTTGTAAAGTCCTTTTCCCAAGGAACGATCGCCCCAGATTTTGGAGAGTTGGTTCATCAACTTGGGATCTTTGAGCTTCAGGACGACGCACTGGCGGATGGATGCCTCGCTGCGGGCGATATCTTCGGCCAGCGTCCTGCAGGTCGGCGCGCCGCACAGTCCGCAGTCGATGCCGGGAAGCGCGTTCGCGATCATCCGGGAGTTCTCCATCTTGTGGATCGCCTTGGACGTGTCGGTGTCCCAGACCAGTGCCTCCGAGGGGATGGGGCGTTCCATCTCCATGTCGTTTCTGATGATGTCCTGGTACTGGTCGATCCGCTCCTGCAGCGCGTCATCCAGTTCGGACGGCAGGCTTTGCGCCCAGTGGCGGAGCCGTTCGTTGGCCAGGAACCGGTTGCGTACGGTAAGCACGCCGCCGGCGCATCCCTCGGCGCAGGCGTCCAGTTCCAGGAAATTCAGGTTGGTGTTCTCGTCTTCCTCCAGCTGTTCCAGGAAGTCGATGACGTTGTGCATTTCATCCACCGCCATGGCGCGCTCGGTGACGCCAATGCATTCCCCCTTGACGGTGGACCAGAGCAGTGCGGATGCCGTGCATCCGGGGAAGGTGAAGCCATCGGGAAGGGAAGGATCCGGGGTCTTGTGGGAAGAGAGGTATTCCCTGACCTTGTTGTACGCCGTATCCATGTTGATGGCTCCTTGGAACAGTCTGCTTTCATCGCTGCCGGTGGTCTTGATCTGGGCGATTTTCGCCGCGCAGGGGGTGAAATAAAATACCCCGATGGTCTGGGCGTCCACACCTTCGGCAAGGATCTCGGCACGGGCGAACATCGCCATGATCTGCGACGGGGGCCTGCGAAGGGTCAGATCCTCAAGCAACAGGGGATAGCGCATCTGGATCAGTTTCATCACCGCCGGACAGTAGTTGCTGATGGTCAGTCCTGTTTTGGGGATGATCCGGGGAGAGAGCTGGTTCAGGACATCCACGCCGCTTTCGGCCAGGTACAGGTCGGTGAATCCCAGTTGTCGGATCGCCTGGCAGATATGGGGGATGGTGTACGTGTCGGGAAACTGGGCGAAGAAGATGGCCGGGACGATGGCCACCCGGCGCGCGTAGCGGGTGACCTCTCCGAACGGTGTCTGTTCGATGCGGATCGCCCCATGGGGGCAGGCGTGCAGGCATTGCCCGCAGTTGATGCACAGTCCGGAGAGCACGTGGGCATGGCCGTCATGGATCCTGATGGCTTGGGTGGGGCACTGCTTCATGCAGTGGGTGCATCCCCAACACACATCCTGGTCGATGGTCAGACTATGATGCATCATTTCCTCCTTCAGGCAATCTTGAAGAACATCGTGATATGGGTATGGTCGCCCGCCTTGGTGACGATGTCCAGCTTGTCGGCGTTCTTCTTGATGTTGGGCAGCCCCATGCCAGCCCCGTATCCCAACGCCCTCACTTCATCACTTGCCGTCGACCATCCCTCCTGCATGGCGAGGTTCAGGTCCGGAATTCCCGGTCCGGTGTCGATCACCTGGACCGTCACGCCGGACTCATCCACATCCAGCACCACCTTTCCCCCGTAACTGTGGGCGATGACATTCACCTCCGCCTCGAACGTGGCGACGACGATCCGTTTGATGACCAGGGGGTTGATGCCCAGTTTCTTCAGGATCTGCTTGATGGCGCTTGCCGCCGCACCTGCCACGGAGAAGTCTTTCGCCGGTACCGCATATTCCGCATGCATCTCAATACACCGGCTTCAATCCCGCATTGTACAGAAGCGCGCTGGACTTGAATGCCGAATACGGGGTGCAGGCAAGTGCGATGTCCAGCTCGTTGGCCATCGCGATCATCGTCTGGCTGGGGAACTTGTTCCTGACCAGAAGAATGTTGGCGATGTCACTCATTTCCGCCGTGCGGATGCTCTGGTTGTTGGACAACCCGGTGATGAGCAGGATGTCGTCCTCAAGAAGGGTCAGCACATCGCTCATCAGGTCGCTGGCGAACCCAAGCCGCACCTCCTGGTCAAGGTGGGACTGTCCGCACACCAGTTTCGCTCCGGTAACCTGGATGACTTCACGGAATTTCATGGAAAGAAGTATAGCACGAAACAGAGATGATGTGAGAAAAACAACCGGTCAGTGATACAGGCTGTTCACACCGTTCTTGGAGAGCAGGTCGGTGACGGAAGAGAGATCCATCGCCGTGGTGGCCAGGGAGATGGCGGAAGCCTTGGCCAGGGCGATCATCGCCGCGGTGGGCTGGTGCCCGTCGGTGATCAGAATATCCGGGATGTCGCTCATCAGGGCGGTGCGAACCACCAGAATGCCGCACAGATCGGTGACCATCAAGGCATCAAAGCGGGAAAGCACCAGCACGGAACTCATCATCGATGTGGTGTACTCCAAGGATATCTCCTTCTCAGCGTGGAGATCCCCGGTCAGGGAGGTGCCTTGGACAAGGCGAATGATATCCTTCAGCAACATGACTTCAGCGTATCGTGCATTGGGGTTTTTCGCAACGGTTCCTCAGTGCTTGACGATCTCTTTGATGGCGTGCCCGATCAACATCTTGGTGTATTTCTTCAGCTTGAGTTCCGTGTCCAGTGGCTGGGATCCCCGCTCCCCGAGGAACAGTTCCCCGACGTTGTGGTATTTGGAGAAGATGGCAACGGCATCCGCCTCTCCTTGGCGCTCGTGCCCGTCAATCGCTTCCTGGTCGAAATTCAGCGTCCCGGAGAAGAAATCCCCCAGACTGACCGAAGGAACGATTTCGACGAAGTGGGCGCCGGGAAATGCCGATTTGTCCACGTAGTCCCGCTGCGCCAGATAGACGACGATGAAATTGCGGTAGCCCCGCTCATACAGCGGCCGTACGGGGACGTTGTCCCCCAGGCCTCCATCGAAGAAACTCTCCCCTTCCATTTCCACCGGGGTGTAGACCAGCGGGATGGCACTGGTGGCCGTCAGGATCTGGACGCCGTCGGTGCGGGAAAGATGGTTCAGCAGAAACGTGTACGGCCGTTGGGTCCTGCTGCCCCAGCAGGTGGCGTAACACTTCACCGGGCTGTGTTCCAGCACGGGGTCGGTCAGGGCGGTGAGGATCATCTTCTCCAGCCGCTGTCGGCTGAACAGGCTCATCTGCGTTCTCGTCGGTCCAAGCCATTTCCCTTCACCCTGTCTGCCCGGCCTGAGCGCGGGGAGTTCCACTTTGATCTGTTCCCGGAGTGTGCGGAGGGCTTCCTTGTCGAAATACAGGATGTCGTCCTTGGAGATATGTCCCCACATCTCGTTCGCCTTTTCCAGGCTTCCATAGCCATACAGACATCCGTTCATCGCGCCGATGGATGTTCCGCTCACCGCGGTGATGTAGGTTTCCAGACCGAATTCCCGGATTGCTTTCCATACGCCGATCTGGTAGGCGCCTTTGGCGCCACCCCCGGCAAACACCAATCCGATATCCCGCACCGTTTCCATGATTGTTACCTTAGCGAAAACAAAAAAGGAAAACAAGGTTGCCGGTCATTTCCTTTTTTCCTATCTTGGAAGAAGAAGGAGTAACGAGCATGATCTTTTTGCAAACGCTTGCATCGTATTATCTGACAAGATATTGTTACGTCACCGCTTCGATGAACAAATCAAAAGTGACCCGTTTCCTGTTGATCCTTGCCAATGCGGCCGTCGTCTCGATGATCTGGTCCAAGCAGGTTCTTTCCCTGGTTTCATAATCCGTCAGATCTGACGGAGGGAAGGAGCCGGCTCAGACGTCGGAATCCTCGTACGGTTCCTCTTCCTCGTCCTCATCAGGGCCATCTCCGTACGACGAATCGTCTTTTTCCCCATCATCGTCATCATCATCCACCGGGTCGTCATCCACCGCGTCCCCGTCATCCTCACGGTTCATCTTCTGGAATGCCGAGTCCATCTGTTTCTCATGCTGGACTTCCCGGATGATCTCATCAATGTTCGCCTCGGTGTACGTCTCCCAATTGCTCTCGTCCTCATCCAGCAGGTCATCGGTCAATTGGTCGACCACCATGTCGACGTATTTGGGATTCCCGTCGTAGGCAAGGGCGTCCTTTGTCCGTTTTTTTGCTGCTTCAATGATCTTCCAATAGGTCTCCGAGGCCATGACGTTCTGACGTTTCTTCTCTTTGTCCGACAAGCCTTCTGGTTCCTGGTAATGGCAGTTCTCCTGTTTCATCACGGAAAGCGGGATGACGGAGTTTGATTGCCGGGCGCGATTGACCGTACAGAACGGTGTGCTTCCCAGCGTCACGTAGTATTTGCAAAGCCTTCCCTTGCAGAACGGTGGCAGTTTGATGCTCATATGGTTCTCCCCACAAAATCGAAATACCATGCTTGGGGGTTGTTGTCAACAACGGACACGCGAATCCCTTACCGGTTTTTTCTGTTCGTTTGGACACTTTTGCTTTATACTGGGGGCATCCGGAGGTTCCCATGGAGTACATCGGCGCATTGGACCAAGGTACGACCAGTACCCGTTTCATCCTGTTCGACCAGCAAGGAGAGATTGTCGCAAGCCACCAGGTGGAGCATCGGCAGATCTATCCACAGCCGGGATGGGTGGAGCACGATCCCTACGAGATCTGGGCCAACGCCTGTACCTGCATTTCTGCCACGCTTCAGTCGTCCGGAGTGCCCAAAAGCGCCCTGCGGGGCATCGGCATCACCAACCAGCGGGAGACGATCATCGCTTGGAACCCCCACAACGGCAACGTCTATCACAACGCCATCGTCTGGCAGGACCTTCGTGGCAGCCAGATCGTCAAGGACGTGGAGAAAAAGGTGTCCGTCGAGTGGATGCAGAAAAAGACAGGGCTGCGCATCAGCCCGTATTTCTCCGCGTCCAAGATTGTCTGGCTTCTGAGGAATGTGCCGGGTCTCAAGGTGGCGGCCCAGAAAGGGGAGGTGGTGTTCGGTACGGTGGACAGCTGGTTGATCTGGAACCTCACCGGGGGAAAGACGTTGGTCACCGACGTGACCAACGCGTCCCGCACCATGCTGATGAACATTGATACGCTGGGTTGGGACGATGAACTGCTGGACCTGTTCGGCGTTCCCCGCCGTGCGCTTCCCCAGATCGTGCCTTCCTGCGGAGTGGTGTACGGAAAAACCATTCTGGACGGGCCCTGCATGGGGGAAGTGCCGGTATGCGGGACGTTGGGGGACCAGCAGGCCGCGTTGTTCGGACAGGCCTGCTTCACCGAAGGGATGGGCAAGAGCACCTATGGGACAGGGTGCTTCCTGTTGGTGAACACCGGGGAGAAGAAAGTCACCTCCAAGATGGGGTTGATCACCACCGTCGCCTATCAGATGGCGGGACAGAAACCCCGCTATGCGTTGGAAGGCTCCATCGCCGTGGCCGGTTCGCTGGTGCAGTGGGCCCGGGACAATCTGAAGATCGTCTCCTCCCCCCAGGAGTTGGACCAGCTTGCCATGTCCGTGCCGGATTGCGGCGGGGTGTACATCGTCCCGGCCTTCTCCGGTCTGTTCGCCCCGTACTGGCGCAGTGACGCCCGCGGTGTCATCGCCGGCCTTACCGGATATGTGACCCGTGCCCACCTGTGCCGGGCAATCCTGGAGGCTACGGCATTCCAGGTCAACGACATCTTCGAGGCGATGGAAATGGACAGCGGCATCAAGATGCGGACGCTGAAGGTGGATGGGGGGCTGACCAACAGTACTCCGTTGATGGAGTTCCAGTCCAACCTGTTGGCAATCCCTGTGATTCGTCCTAAGATAGTGGAAACTACGGCGCTGGGCGCTGCGTATGCCGCGGGCTTGTCCGTCGGGGTGTTCCAGGACTTCACCCAACTGCAGAAGCAATGGCAGGAAGAGCGGAGATGGGAACCGAAGATGGATGATGCGAACCGACAGCGGAAGATCCGGTTGTGGCGGAAAGCGGTGAGCCGGACGCTGGGCTGGAAGAGTGGAGACACACCGTAAGGGAAGGGAGAGTGGCCCGATGGGTTTGACGATGAGTTCGCCGATGGACTACGTGAAGATGGTGCTCCAGGTGGGATTCCTGGCATGGGTCTTCTACCAGTTCTATGAGGCGGTGGTGCAGACGAAAGCGCAGCAGATCGTCCGGGTGATCGTAACGTATGCGGCGCTGTATGCCGTCAGTTACACGCTCCGGCTTTCCGTCCTGACATGGGTGTTGCGGGGCGTTTTCATTCCGTTGTGGGTGTTCATCTGCATTATCTACCAACCGGAAATCCGCCGTGCGTTCTCCCAGCTGTGGAGCGGGCACGGACGGCTTTTCCACCTTGGTGGCCAGACGACCACCAGCGACCAGCTGGACAGCGTGCTGAACGCCTGCAACGTGCTGGTCAACAAGAAACGAGGCGCGTTGATCGTCTTCCCCCGGAGAATGGGCATCAAGAACATCATTGATACCGGCACACGGATGGACGCGGATATCTCCACCTCTTTGATCCTCACCGTGTTTGACCATGACACGCCGCTTCATGACGGTGCCATGGTGATCGAGGATGGACGGATCGTCGCTTCCGGGTGTTATCTGCCCCTCTCCGAGCAGACGGACATCCGCAAGTCGTTCGGTACCCGGCACCGTGCCGCCTTGGGCTTGGCGGAGGAATCGGATGCCGTGGTGATCGTCGTCTCCGAGGAGACCGGCGCCATTTCCTTGGCGTACAACGCGAACCTGTACTACGACATGGATGATGCGACGATCAAACGGCTGGTGATGGCGCTGTTCAGCTATCATGACATCACGCCGGATGAACTGCAGCAGGAGGGTGGCGATGATCAGGCGGAATAAGGTGCTTCAGACCATCACGTACAACTGGGCGGCGAAAATCTGCGCCCTGATCCTTGCGTTGCTCCTGTATCTGTTCGGCGCGTATTCCAATCTGGATACCCGGATCGTCAACATCCCGGTGGATGTGAAACTTCCGACCAATGTGCTGGCGGGTTCCACGCTCCCCAGCACCGTGCAGGTCAGTATCCGCGGGGATGACGATGTGATTTATCTGGTCGACCCGA from Sphaerochaeta sp. includes these protein-coding regions:
- a CDS encoding 4Fe-4S binding protein — protein: MMHHSLTIDQDVCWGCTHCMKQCPTQAIRIHDGHAHVLSGLCINCGQCLHACPHGAIRIEQTPFGEVTRYARRVAIVPAIFFAQFPDTYTIPHICQAIRQLGFTDLYLAESGVDVLNQLSPRIIPKTGLTISNYCPAVMKLIQMRYPLLLEDLTLRRPPSQIMAMFARAEILAEGVDAQTIGVFYFTPCAAKIAQIKTTGSDESRLFQGAINMDTAYNKVREYLSSHKTPDPSLPDGFTFPGCTASALLWSTVKGECIGVTERAMAVDEMHNVIDFLEQLEEDENTNLNFLELDACAEGCAGGVLTVRNRFLANERLRHWAQSLPSELDDALQERIDQYQDIIRNDMEMERPIPSEALVWDTDTSKAIHKMENSRMIANALPGIDCGLCGAPTCRTLAEDIARSEASIRQCVVLKLKDPKLMNQLSKIWGDRSLGKGLYNGSDVS
- a CDS encoding DRTGG domain-containing protein; protein product: MKFREVIQVTGAKLVCGQSHLDQEVRLGFASDLMSDVLTLLEDDILLITGLSNNQSIRTAEMSDIANILLVRNKFPSQTMIAMANELDIALACTPYSAFKSSALLYNAGLKPVY
- a CDS encoding ATP-binding protein yields the protein MHAEYAVPAKDFSVAGAAASAIKQILKKLGINPLVIKRIVVATFEAEVNVIAHSYGGKVVLDVDESGVTVQVIDTGPGIPDLNLAMQEGWSTASDEVRALGYGAGMGLPNIKKNADKLDIVTKAGDHTHITMFFKIA
- a CDS encoding patatin-like phospholipase family protein; this translates as METVRDIGLVFAGGGAKGAYQIGVWKAIREFGLETYITAVSGTSIGAMNGCLYGYGSLEKANEMWGHISKDDILYFDKEALRTLREQIKVELPALRPGRQGEGKWLGPTRTQMSLFSRQRLEKMILTALTDPVLEHSPVKCYATCWGSRTQRPYTFLLNHLSRTDGVQILTATSAIPLVYTPVEMEGESFFDGGLGDNVPVRPLYERGYRNFIVVYLAQRDYVDKSAFPGAHFVEIVPSVSLGDFFSGTLNFDQEAIDGHERQGEADAVAIFSKYHNVGELFLGERGSQPLDTELKLKKYTKMLIGHAIKEIVKH
- a CDS encoding glycerophosphodiester phosphodiesterase; translated protein: MRITPDHFLLFGHRGCPNEHPENTLPSFQACIDHHIPGVELDVHLTRDGNLVVAHDFSLARTAHTELLIEEQDLSTLQKVNVGAYQDRQERIPLLDEVLELGKGKLYFDIEIKDNSLRGRGLEPLLWKAIQTHGMVDSVLVSSFNPLSVRRFNHASKGKLDTAVIYSSEKGIPKIIRNGRCRHVARATYLKPDWRYARPCHRYPMVAWTVDDRSSLQAMLSLGVRGIISNDAPGILQILREEGSGYRGNL
- the nfo gene encoding deoxyribonuclease IV, which gives rise to MVYIGCHTHIAGGLENAAIQAHDLGANAFALFTKNQRQWTVPPLTEGQITAFRSTVEQLGFSPKAILPHDSYLINLGSPVEEKLRSAQAAFLEEMRRCDALHLEKLNFHPGSHLNQISVDQCLRLVAQSIDLAIEQVPTVMPVIETTAGQGTNVGSTFQEIRDIIGYSNHPEAIGVCIDTCHIFAAGYDIRTRETYEKTFETFGAVIGFPRLAGMHLNDAISAFGSHVDRHASIGEGAIGKEPFSWIVQDPRFQDIPLILETPDETKWKEEIALLFSACHADHA
- a CDS encoding insulinase family protein encodes the protein MSDQQFKEGDSVSQFTLRQVCDLPDYQAKGYLFVHDVTGMEVCFVENQDSEQFFSYIVRTIPTDDTGVPHILEHSTLSGSRKYPVHDPFMDLEKGSTNTYLNAMTYPDKTIYLAASPLSKDFSNLFSVYTDAVFHPLLRKEAFQQEGIRLVKDAKGVRWEGVVFSEMLGSAADHDEVLARQVIKALYPDDCYRFDSGGNPCSIIHLTYQGYLDFYRSHYHPSNCRLLVYGDNDIPALLSFLQDGYLKDYQRGVTLPPVSLDPAWHGASKVVPGPLEGKGKENGASILVAWRTTDASDPLEVTTLDTLSDLLLDDPSCPLYKALLESGLGEDISPESGMVADFPQMPFMAGFKGIKPGKEDEVVELVDRTLRSIVKEGIGEEAIQGRMKRSRFKQQEIAGSVPQGLRIMDRAMAGWMNGKGPFSTMQVGPALDALDAQLAKDPRYFEHWIERNLLDNPRRVVISLYPDEAYLKHQQEYLAQQAEKAVTADATLDEESRHFLEYENTPDGEEAHRSVPRLSIADLPVDIKPNRYETHLCLDRPVYTMQQFCNGIVYLSIAVLVDDLPDEEFRYLSLYTRLLLETGVGKLNDREAALTMKRLFGGVAILVDSDSDMQDHQSHATVTVRLKMLKKDLPEALAFATDLWLSAHVTDKARIHVALGDLKGDYRDSVTYGASSFASLYASAPFTQAGWESEEVGGVSQWEFLTGLKHLDAVSAMMGRLQEKLASRSRMVFHLTGDDPVSLLPSMERFIGSFPDRQVPAVRRTQPLIAPDEVRYRAFSLPSNVSYCALVHRSDPLSSPLQVAEMVLGQIMTTNDLWSSVRMKGGAYGVDARTNLSDQLFQFITYRDPRISGSFQDYRTVLQRYAAEEPSQEEIENAKISLIGLELKPLGPSQAATISFKRILMRYDDVMREARRRQLLSVDGAMLRQAAESLLAKLDAERSLVVFTSRKMLQKDGAFPAQLTSLPL